The following proteins are co-located in the Leptospira weilii genome:
- a CDS encoding rod-binding protein — translation MRIDSIQDYTNKLNLAEKPEVKSLIHIENSNKEKRNVSFPELLRKEFNEKFSGKISSSEIRMPHNIKEETAADPYRKKLYSASVEFESIFVKMMLTEMKKTVEKSGLIDGGHAEEIFEDMLYDEYSKNLSANSSLGLAEQIYQSLSSNLPPVNAGIRADRKV, via the coding sequence ATGAGAATCGATTCCATTCAAGATTACACAAACAAATTGAATCTGGCCGAAAAACCCGAAGTCAAAAGTCTGATTCATATCGAAAATTCTAATAAAGAAAAACGGAATGTTTCCTTTCCGGAATTGCTTCGGAAAGAATTCAATGAAAAATTTTCCGGCAAAATCAGCTCTTCTGAGATTCGCATGCCGCATAACATTAAGGAAGAAACGGCGGCCGATCCGTATCGCAAAAAACTCTATTCCGCTTCCGTCGAATTCGAATCGATCTTTGTGAAGATGATGCTTACCGAAATGAAAAAGACCGTGGAGAAATCGGGTCTCATCGACGGAGGTCACGCGGAAGAGATCTTTGAAGACATGCTCTACGACGAATATTCCAAAAATCTTTCGGCTAATTCTTCCTTGGGTCTTGCGGAACAGATCTATCAGTCTTTATCTTCCAATCTTCCTCCGGTCAACGCCGGGATCAGAGCCGATCGTAAGGTTTAA
- a CDS encoding penicillin-binding transpeptidase domain-containing protein, translated as MKSAVLFALWFCSCKGDPSTYSSKSFSEKSLNGKGKFLCAILVNQTANDKIYFQKNECSYKTPPSSLFHSVLALVSVESGYLKADQSLFSWDKTRYPYIRWQKDQNLKSALEYSVHWYFAKLWNDIGPEKGKPLLEKIGMFHTPVPFGRNSFWLDGSYTISPSEFADFLIRLQETSPPFRKKTTQTVFDLFKRTPGSLSNASGSHDLAGDWNGVEDYKSDSAFYYTQDETDSWFWVSFQKKNVRWFLLTRVRVLGQPTSPLEAATLASQILREESIVF; from the coding sequence GTGAAAAGTGCCGTCCTCTTCGCTCTCTGGTTTTGTTCCTGTAAGGGCGATCCATCGACCTATTCCTCAAAATCCTTTTCTGAAAAAAGTTTAAACGGAAAAGGTAAATTTCTCTGCGCAATCTTAGTCAATCAAACCGCAAACGACAAAATTTACTTTCAAAAAAACGAATGTTCTTATAAAACACCTCCCTCCTCTCTGTTTCATTCCGTCTTGGCGCTTGTGTCCGTGGAAAGCGGTTATCTAAAAGCGGATCAGTCTCTTTTTTCCTGGGATAAGACAAGATATCCCTACATTCGTTGGCAGAAAGATCAGAATCTCAAATCCGCTTTGGAATATTCGGTACATTGGTATTTCGCAAAACTTTGGAACGACATCGGACCGGAAAAAGGAAAACCGCTTTTGGAAAAAATCGGAATGTTTCACACCCCGGTCCCGTTCGGTCGAAATTCATTTTGGCTGGACGGCTCTTATACGATCTCACCTTCGGAATTCGCCGACTTTTTAATCCGACTTCAGGAAACCTCCCCACCTTTTCGTAAAAAGACGACTCAAACCGTTTTCGATCTTTTCAAAAGAACACCCGGTTCTCTTTCGAACGCGAGCGGAAGTCACGATCTTGCGGGAGATTGGAACGGAGTGGAAGATTATAAATCGGATTCTGCGTTTTATTACACCCAAGACGAAACCGATTCCTGGTTTTGGGTTTCTTTCCAAAAAAAGAACGTTCGTTGGTTTCTTCTTACGAGAGTTCGAGTTTTAGGACAACCGACGAGTCCCTTGGAAGCGGCAACACTCGCATCCCAAATCCTCCGAGAAGAATCCATCGTTTTTTAA
- a CDS encoding amidohydrolase: MKLTVTTNRTEELIRYRRQIHKHPELRYEENQTAGYVIDHLQSLGLSFQDKIAKTGVVSLIDSGKPGKTLLVRADMDALPIFEESRKEYKSVRDGIMHACGHDAHTSILMGLATEIKEDIGSIIPKGKVLLVFQPAEEGGQGADRMIEEGILEKYNIDAALALHVWNHIPVGKVGVVDGPMMAAVDEFTVVVSGISGHGAMPQHTVDPIVVGAQIVNALQTIVSRNTDPLDSCVVTVGSFHAGNAFNVIPETAELKGTVRTYSKKMFEEVPEKLERVVAGIASALGAKVSIRYERTNQPTINDSGMADIVRKASLNVLGPGSVTEENTKSMGGEDFSAFLMKVPGCYFFVGSRNEEKGFVYPHHSSKFDIDEDSLSIGLSVLKEAIKIYHEEN, from the coding sequence ATGAAACTTACAGTGACTACGAATCGAACCGAAGAACTCATACGTTATAGAAGGCAAATTCATAAACATCCGGAACTCAGATACGAAGAAAATCAAACCGCGGGTTACGTAATCGATCATTTGCAGAGTTTAGGTCTTTCTTTTCAGGATAAAATCGCAAAAACCGGAGTCGTATCTTTGATCGATTCCGGCAAACCCGGAAAAACACTTCTCGTACGGGCGGATATGGACGCCTTACCTATTTTCGAGGAATCTCGCAAGGAATACAAATCCGTTCGCGACGGGATCATGCACGCCTGCGGTCACGATGCTCATACTTCGATTCTCATGGGACTTGCGACGGAAATCAAAGAGGATATCGGGTCCATTATACCCAAAGGAAAGGTTTTATTGGTATTCCAGCCCGCGGAGGAAGGCGGGCAGGGAGCGGATAGGATGATCGAAGAAGGTATATTAGAGAAGTATAACATAGATGCGGCCTTGGCTTTGCATGTTTGGAACCATATTCCGGTGGGAAAAGTAGGAGTCGTGGACGGACCGATGATGGCCGCCGTAGATGAGTTCACGGTCGTCGTCTCCGGAATCAGCGGCCATGGGGCCATGCCTCAGCACACAGTGGATCCGATTGTAGTAGGGGCTCAGATCGTAAACGCGTTACAGACTATCGTTTCTAGAAATACGGATCCGCTTGATTCTTGTGTGGTGACTGTCGGAAGTTTTCATGCAGGAAACGCGTTTAACGTGATTCCGGAAACCGCGGAATTAAAAGGAACCGTGAGAACGTATTCCAAAAAGATGTTCGAGGAAGTTCCCGAAAAATTGGAAAGAGTGGTTGCGGGAATCGCGTCCGCGCTTGGCGCAAAAGTTTCCATCCGCTACGAAAGAACGAATCAGCCCACGATCAACGATTCCGGAATGGCGGACATAGTGCGTAAAGCTTCGTTAAACGTTCTCGGTCCGGGAAGTGTAACGGAAGAAAACACGAAATCTATGGGAGGGGAAGATTTCTCCGCATTTCTTATGAAGGTTCCGGGATGTTATTTTTTTGTGGGCTCTAGAAACGAAGAGAAAGGATTCGTTTATCCCCATCATAGTTCCAAGTTCGACATAGACGAGGATTCTCTGTCGATCGGTCTGAGCGTGCTCAAAGAGGCAATTAAAATCTATCACGAAGAAAACTGA
- a CDS encoding DNA methyltransferase, translating into MSIALKRKERKIQIGEFWTSRQRQSHSIHYGVSYRASFKPELPAFFLDRYLSKNKGVVLDPFGGRGTTSIQANLEGHFAIHNDISPMSLFLAKSRQTIPSLDSMERILDRLDLKKKTREEKEDKDLLAFYHKDTLNEIKNLKRILSRDLSPEIQYIGVTALSRLHGHSDGFFSVYSFPQISIPPAAQKRNNEKRGIEPEYKEIKSRILQKMKRDLKSPLPPFYHEFSGRNRYTNHSSLYLESMEDGIADLVITSPPFLDKVNYEEDNWLRYWFLDIELPDHKRPSIFSTLDAWMEFIRETLKELSRVLKPNGVCVMEVGDIKKGSAIFNLDEYVIRAASDSGLEWETTFINDQKFTKLSNCWNVSNNEKGTNSNRCVVFRNFK; encoded by the coding sequence ATGTCGATCGCACTCAAAAGAAAAGAAAGAAAAATTCAAATCGGAGAATTCTGGACCTCTCGTCAGAGGCAATCTCATTCCATTCATTACGGCGTCAGTTACCGAGCCTCGTTTAAACCCGAGCTTCCAGCTTTTTTTTTGGATCGATATCTTTCTAAAAATAAGGGCGTTGTTTTGGATCCTTTCGGAGGTAGAGGGACCACTTCCATTCAAGCGAATTTGGAAGGTCACTTTGCGATTCACAATGATATCAGTCCGATGTCTTTGTTTCTTGCCAAGTCCAGACAAACGATTCCTTCCCTCGACAGCATGGAAAGGATTTTGGATCGACTGGATTTAAAAAAGAAAACTCGAGAAGAAAAAGAAGACAAGGATCTGCTCGCTTTTTATCATAAGGATACTCTAAACGAAATCAAAAATTTAAAACGAATTCTTTCCCGGGATCTTTCTCCCGAGATCCAATACATAGGGGTCACGGCGCTTTCCAGACTTCACGGACATAGCGATGGATTTTTCTCGGTTTACAGTTTTCCACAGATTTCGATTCCTCCGGCGGCTCAAAAGAGAAACAACGAGAAGAGGGGAATCGAACCGGAATATAAGGAAATTAAATCTCGGATCTTGCAGAAGATGAAGCGGGATCTAAAGTCCCCACTTCCTCCGTTTTATCACGAATTTTCAGGTAGAAATCGTTATACGAATCATTCCTCTTTGTACTTGGAATCTATGGAGGATGGAATTGCGGATCTTGTCATCACTTCTCCGCCTTTTCTGGATAAGGTGAACTATGAAGAGGATAATTGGCTTCGTTATTGGTTTTTGGATATAGAACTTCCGGATCATAAAAGGCCGAGTATCTTTTCCACTCTCGATGCTTGGATGGAATTTATCCGAGAAACTTTGAAGGAGCTTTCCAGGGTTCTCAAGCCGAACGGGGTTTGTGTCATGGAAGTGGGTGATATCAAAAAGGGTTCCGCTATTTTCAATTTGGACGAGTATGTGATCCGGGCCGCTTCCGATTCCGGTTTGGAATGGGAAACAACTTTTATCAACGATCAAAAGTTCACGAAACTTTCCAATTGCTGGAACGTTTCGAATAACGAAAAAGGTACGAACTCAAATCGTTGTGTGGTCTTTCGAAATTTTAAGTAA
- the flgA gene encoding flagellar basal body P-ring formation chaperone FlgA, whose amino-acid sequence MKFARIFVLLVLGVDSLWGSGIYLKGRVIVEGEEVRLSSVARIPDGLEDRVLIRDLKRPVFVGSKDILKVYGDLNPIVVGRETLILPLNHTLKPEEIEESLTDEIKKKHPNGEFKLTFLSGDIKVPSEGVQLRWANLSSRLHPGQLMASLEIFFQNQKVHTLRIRFQVEQKIKVLKASRPLNKGIKIVKEDFKEEETLTSEEILDSPGSELLGSTLLKDMNEGEIFRKKHVRKIQDVQRGGEILMIYHKGSLVLKAKVKALSSGNIGEEVQVTAHSREGQLSAKVVDKNTVVAE is encoded by the coding sequence ATGAAGTTTGCGCGGATTTTTGTTCTTCTTGTTTTGGGCGTCGATTCGCTTTGGGGATCCGGGATTTACCTCAAAGGTAGGGTGATTGTGGAAGGGGAAGAAGTTCGTTTATCTTCCGTCGCTCGGATTCCCGACGGATTGGAAGATCGCGTCCTCATCCGAGATTTAAAGCGCCCCGTGTTTGTCGGATCCAAAGATATCTTGAAGGTTTACGGAGATTTGAATCCGATCGTGGTAGGAAGGGAAACTTTGATTCTTCCTTTGAATCATACCTTGAAACCCGAAGAAATCGAGGAATCTCTTACCGACGAGATCAAAAAGAAACATCCGAACGGGGAGTTCAAACTTACATTTTTATCCGGAGATATCAAGGTTCCCTCGGAAGGCGTCCAACTTCGTTGGGCGAATCTTTCCTCCCGTTTGCATCCGGGACAACTCATGGCCTCTCTGGAAATATTTTTTCAAAATCAAAAAGTTCATACCTTGAGGATTCGTTTTCAGGTGGAACAAAAGATAAAAGTATTAAAGGCGAGTCGTCCTTTGAACAAAGGGATCAAAATTGTAAAAGAGGATTTCAAAGAAGAAGAGACCTTGACTTCTGAGGAAATTTTGGATTCTCCCGGAAGCGAGTTACTGGGTTCTACTCTTTTAAAAGACATGAACGAAGGCGAGATCTTCCGTAAAAAACACGTTCGTAAGATTCAGGACGTTCAAAGAGGAGGGGAAATTCTAATGATCTATCACAAAGGGAGTCTCGTTCTCAAAGCGAAAGTGAAAGCTCTGAGTTCCGGAAATATCGGGGAAGAAGTTCAGGTTACGGCTCATTCCAGAGAGGGGCAGTTGAGTGCGAAAGTCGTGGATAAAAATACGGTGGTCGCGGAATGA
- a CDS encoding cation:proton antiporter, producing the protein MKKISLFYIFLIFLFILSLGFILQTGQNLESEKENFHSSQISSEKSTKTKIHPAKTVSLRPDFLDMEAMGKIFSGHLKQPISRLLLQLIIIMLSARFLGKLATILGQPSVIGEILAGILLGPSLLGLVFPEGFQLLFPKESLSTLQILSQLGLLLFMFVIGMELDLKILKNQAESAVIISHSSIMFPFLLGAGLAYFIYVPLAPEGVDFIAFCLFMGIGMSITAFPVLARIILEKGLTKTALGSLALTAAAADDVTAWCILAIVVTIVNAGSFSSGILMIVMSLTYMFVMWKGILPLMRRAGNLYTTKESMTKTITALFFLFIFFSAWITEAIGIHALFGAFLAGVVMPDKKELRDNLVEKIEDFSLTVLLPLFFAFTGLRTKFGLLSSSGLWPVFFLILFVAVLGKLGGSSIASRMSGKNWKDSLSIGILMNTRGLMELIVLNIGYDLGVLSEEIFSMMVLMALATTIMTGPGLKLVEFLFTKESFAVKSATGSAGILISFAQHSRGLELLKIAYGLFPEKKKEREVTAVHLSPDSNISESHAEKYESSSFTPLKELSKDLNIHLQTIYKTSTNITKDIIRIVNEGSYKLLLIGAARSFFSDDILGGKIRTILNETDCNAGILFSSQLEDVKNIHILFGKEKDLGLLHISKRLADNYNSKLSIVDLNGSVDRIPSRIKQNLKKEKVKILTSGNDSSDWKKFDLILCDLDIWENHPEFRVNELPKGGGLLLIRSTDDFLTEI; encoded by the coding sequence ATGAAAAAAATATCCTTATTTTATATTTTTCTAATTTTCTTATTCATTTTGTCCTTGGGTTTTATTCTTCAGACCGGGCAAAATCTGGAATCGGAAAAGGAAAATTTTCACTCTTCCCAAATTTCATCGGAAAAAAGCACAAAGACAAAAATTCATCCCGCAAAGACCGTTTCTTTAAGGCCGGATTTTCTAGACATGGAAGCAATGGGCAAAATTTTCTCCGGTCATCTGAAACAGCCGATTTCAAGACTTCTTCTTCAATTGATCATAATCATGCTTTCCGCCCGATTCCTCGGCAAACTCGCAACAATTTTAGGACAACCTTCCGTGATAGGAGAAATTCTAGCCGGAATCCTTCTCGGTCCCTCTTTACTCGGTCTGGTATTTCCCGAAGGATTTCAACTTTTATTTCCTAAAGAGTCCTTATCCACTCTTCAGATCTTAAGTCAACTCGGGCTTCTGCTCTTTATGTTCGTAATCGGTATGGAATTGGATCTTAAAATTCTAAAAAACCAAGCCGAGTCCGCAGTAATTATCTCCCATTCGAGCATTATGTTTCCGTTTCTTTTAGGAGCGGGTCTTGCGTATTTCATCTACGTTCCGTTGGCGCCGGAGGGAGTGGATTTCATCGCGTTCTGCCTTTTTATGGGAATCGGTATGAGCATCACCGCCTTTCCGGTACTTGCGAGAATCATTCTGGAAAAAGGTCTGACCAAAACAGCGTTAGGAAGTCTTGCACTCACCGCAGCCGCGGCCGACGATGTGACCGCTTGGTGTATATTAGCGATCGTCGTCACGATCGTAAACGCCGGCTCCTTTTCCTCGGGAATTCTCATGATCGTCATGTCTCTAACATACATGTTCGTAATGTGGAAAGGAATCCTCCCACTGATGAGAAGAGCCGGAAACTTGTACACTACCAAAGAATCGATGACAAAAACAATCACCGCGCTCTTCTTTTTATTCATCTTCTTCTCGGCCTGGATCACGGAAGCGATCGGAATTCACGCGCTTTTCGGCGCATTTCTAGCCGGAGTTGTGATGCCCGATAAAAAAGAACTCAGAGACAATCTGGTGGAAAAGATTGAGGACTTCAGCCTTACCGTTTTACTTCCTCTCTTTTTCGCATTTACGGGACTTAGGACAAAATTCGGCCTTCTATCAAGCTCGGGTCTTTGGCCGGTTTTTTTCCTAATCCTTTTTGTGGCCGTCTTAGGAAAGTTAGGCGGAAGTTCGATCGCATCCCGTATGTCCGGTAAAAATTGGAAAGATTCCCTTTCAATCGGTATTCTCATGAATACCCGAGGTCTGATGGAGTTGATCGTTTTGAATATCGGTTACGACTTAGGAGTTTTATCCGAAGAGATTTTTTCGATGATGGTTTTGATGGCTCTCGCCACAACGATTATGACCGGCCCCGGACTCAAACTCGTGGAATTCCTTTTTACAAAGGAAAGCTTCGCCGTAAAATCAGCTACCGGCAGCGCCGGAATACTCATCTCTTTCGCGCAACATTCCAGAGGTTTGGAACTATTAAAAATCGCTTATGGACTTTTCCCCGAGAAAAAAAAAGAGAGAGAGGTAACCGCCGTTCATTTGTCTCCGGATTCTAATATTTCCGAATCTCACGCCGAAAAATACGAATCTTCAAGTTTCACTCCTCTCAAAGAACTTTCCAAGGATTTGAATATACACCTCCAAACGATCTACAAAACATCCACGAACATCACGAAAGACATCATTCGAATCGTAAACGAAGGAAGTTATAAACTTCTCTTGATCGGTGCGGCCCGCTCTTTCTTTTCGGATGATATCCTAGGCGGAAAAATTCGGACGATTTTGAACGAAACGGATTGTAACGCGGGAATTCTATTTTCCTCCCAATTGGAGGATGTGAAAAACATTCACATCCTCTTCGGCAAAGAAAAAGACCTCGGGCTTCTTCACATCTCCAAAAGGCTTGCGGACAACTACAACTCCAAACTTTCAATCGTGGATTTGAACGGCTCCGTAGATCGAATTCCTTCCCGGATCAAACAGAATCTCAAAAAAGAAAAAGTGAAAATCCTGACTTCTGGAAACGACTCATCCGATTGGAAAAAGTTCGATCTTATTCTTTGCGATTTAGACATCTGGGAAAATCATCCCGAATTCAGAGTAAACGAACTTCCGAAAGGCGGGGGGCTTCTTCTAATTCGGTCCACGGACGACTTTCTAACCGAAATATAA
- a CDS encoding RNA polymerase sigma factor: protein MIILRSHPQKRVKSDWGDLVRKSLAGNREVLEHLITSLQPFVFNLAQKMLLNPDDAADVTQETLLKVILNLQSYNPEKAAFTTWAYAIARNQLLKFRKGKIEALTGSFDEFAEEIYAVSDEVIEARELKNPETQLLVKEANVGCMLGMLLCLTREQRLVFILGEFFALKSDVAGEICGVSAENYRQLLSRARRDLYSFMQNKCGLINKTNPCRCHRKTRGFIKAGYVDPLNIRFAAPHYENARIFSEEHVDAMCDLDDEYGKMFRNLPAYDAGRALLTVQSLLNSEKFKDTFSI from the coding sequence ATGATTATTTTACGCAGCCATCCACAAAAAAGAGTTAAGTCTGATTGGGGGGATCTTGTGCGTAAGAGCCTCGCGGGAAACCGCGAGGTCTTGGAGCACCTTATTACGTCACTACAGCCCTTTGTCTTTAACCTGGCACAAAAGATGTTGCTGAATCCGGACGATGCGGCGGACGTTACGCAGGAAACCCTACTTAAAGTCATTCTTAACCTCCAATCCTACAATCCCGAAAAGGCGGCGTTTACCACCTGGGCGTATGCAATTGCACGTAACCAGCTTCTGAAATTCCGTAAGGGTAAGATCGAAGCTTTGACGGGCTCATTCGATGAGTTTGCCGAAGAAATTTATGCCGTCTCGGATGAAGTGATCGAAGCGCGTGAGCTGAAGAACCCGGAGACTCAGCTCTTGGTTAAGGAAGCAAATGTTGGCTGTATGTTGGGTATGCTACTCTGCCTGACGCGCGAGCAGCGCTTGGTTTTTATTCTCGGAGAATTTTTTGCGCTCAAATCCGATGTAGCGGGTGAAATTTGCGGCGTCAGCGCAGAAAATTACCGACAGCTGCTTTCCCGCGCAAGGCGTGATCTTTACTCATTTATGCAGAACAAATGCGGGCTTATTAACAAAACCAACCCATGCCGATGTCACCGCAAAACAAGAGGCTTCATTAAGGCCGGATACGTCGATCCACTCAATATCCGCTTTGCCGCGCCACACTATGAAAATGCAAGAATTTTCTCCGAGGAACATGTAGATGCGATGTGCGACCTGGACGATGAATATGGGAAAATGTTTCGCAACTTACCCGCATACGATGCAGGGCGTGCGTTACTGACTGTGCAAAGCCTTCTTAACTCTGAAAAATTTAAGGATACTTTCAGTATCTAG
- a CDS encoding flagellar basal body L-ring protein FlgH has translation MRFDSIFAGLYSGLWVGILSKSLRLSFWGISVLLLFCVFAEKQSGLNAQESSLWADKNPYSMRQNIKVGSPLYVKIKNGLQAEFELESNADETLTLKVMPDKKIIPDMPSYNSDRTITRKNKGKIKSVGKIKGNLTVLVTAVDPNTGLLSVRGQKMNVINGEENSLFLSGTVSPEFVEKDSSIDADKIANLQVNFSGKIKRQEVIPPIALKTVTNPDGSVTTKAELSEEEKQRLILNQLNRLLGESQ, from the coding sequence ATGAGATTCGATTCGATTTTCGCAGGTTTATATTCGGGTCTGTGGGTCGGGATCTTATCAAAAAGTCTAAGATTGAGTTTTTGGGGAATAAGCGTTCTTCTTCTATTCTGCGTTTTTGCGGAAAAACAATCCGGTTTGAACGCACAAGAATCCTCCCTTTGGGCGGATAAAAATCCGTATTCTATGCGCCAAAACATCAAGGTCGGATCTCCTCTCTACGTTAAAATCAAAAACGGTCTACAGGCGGAATTCGAGCTCGAATCCAATGCCGACGAAACCCTGACCTTGAAAGTTATGCCCGATAAAAAGATCATTCCCGATATGCCGTCGTATAACAGCGATCGTACGATTACTCGAAAAAATAAGGGGAAGATCAAGTCTGTGGGGAAAATAAAAGGGAACTTGACGGTTCTCGTGACCGCAGTGGATCCGAACACGGGACTTTTGAGCGTCCGTGGACAAAAAATGAATGTGATCAACGGGGAGGAAAATAGTCTTTTTTTATCGGGAACGGTTTCTCCGGAATTTGTGGAAAAGGATTCTTCTATCGATGCGGATAAGATCGCCAATCTTCAGGTGAACTTTAGCGGAAAAATCAAACGCCAAGAAGTAATTCCTCCGATCGCTTTAAAAACCGTCACAAATCCGGACGGTTCCGTAACGACCAAAGCAGAACTTTCGGAAGAAGAAAAACAAAGACTGATTCTGAACCAACTGAACCGGCTTTTGGGAGAATCGCAATGA
- the flgG gene encoding flagellar basal-body rod protein FlgG: MRSLWTAATGMIAQQFHIDTISNNLANVNTTGFKKNRADFEDLVYQHQVLAGTPATSVSEIPTGVNVGHGVRVAASQKLFEIGSFQATGNKLDMAITGEMGFFKIQMPDGSFAFSRDGSFKIDSNQQVVTSNGYLLEPPLILPEGAILNTLMISEQGEVTVKVGADIRPIVIGQVELYRFVNPAGLQAIGKNLFQETVASGPEIPGTPGMEGFGNVLQGFLEMSNVKIVEEMVNMIVAQRAYESNSKAIQTSDNMLSTAISLKR; the protein is encoded by the coding sequence ATGCGCTCACTCTGGACGGCTGCCACGGGAATGATTGCCCAGCAGTTCCATATCGATACGATTTCGAACAATTTAGCAAACGTGAATACGACGGGATTCAAAAAAAATCGCGCCGACTTCGAGGATTTGGTTTACCAACACCAGGTTTTAGCCGGAACTCCGGCCACTTCCGTAAGCGAGATTCCTACGGGAGTCAACGTGGGTCATGGTGTGAGAGTCGCGGCTTCTCAAAAACTTTTTGAGATCGGTTCTTTTCAAGCCACCGGAAATAAATTGGATATGGCGATTACCGGAGAAATGGGATTTTTTAAAATTCAGATGCCGGATGGGAGTTTTGCTTTCTCCAGAGACGGATCTTTTAAGATCGACTCGAACCAACAAGTGGTGACGTCTAATGGATATCTTCTCGAACCGCCGCTTATTCTTCCCGAAGGAGCGATTTTAAACACACTGATGATTTCCGAACAGGGTGAAGTCACCGTAAAAGTCGGAGCGGATATTCGTCCGATCGTGATCGGTCAGGTGGAACTTTATCGTTTCGTAAACCCGGCGGGTCTTCAAGCGATCGGAAAAAACTTATTTCAAGAAACGGTGGCGTCCGGACCCGAAATTCCGGGGACTCCGGGTATGGAAGGATTCGGAAACGTACTTCAGGGATTTTTGGAAATGAGTAACGTAAAGATCGTGGAAGAAATGGTGAACATGATCGTCGCTCAAAGAGCTTACGAGTCCAATTCGAAGGCAATTCAAACCTCGGACAATATGTTGTCCACTGCCATTTCTCTCAAGAGATAA
- a CDS encoding flagellar basal body P-ring protein FlgI, translating to MKFKYSIFCMFRFSLTVFCGFVSRVFGSSFYACFAVFLIGAFGVFPLNAAELRLKDVARIEGIRENQITGYGIVVGLPGTGDSKTPFTSESMKNYLKNLGVEANLKPDQTRNIASVLITSTIPTYSRKGDKLNVIVSSIGDAKSLEGGVLLQSPLKTAGDKTFAVASGVISFGGRQEQERGSGVRGNKKTVGIIHGGAIVEQELDQNFYASERIQIQLENQDFTALNTIVSRIRSILPGKHGIGPESVVPVSPSEINIVLGKTFENKSDAFLTLLSDIENLTVETQVRPKVIINERTGVIVMGGNITIEEVAVSRSGLNLSVTDKNRRRNWFGKEQEPVKNSFLIEESTSVGDVVEALNKVGASTRDIIAILEALKKSGALHAELEIQ from the coding sequence ATGAAATTCAAATATTCTATTTTTTGCATGTTTAGGTTTTCTTTGACCGTTTTCTGCGGATTTGTATCGCGCGTTTTCGGGTCCTCGTTTTACGCGTGCTTTGCGGTATTTTTGATTGGAGCGTTCGGTGTTTTTCCCTTGAATGCGGCGGAGTTACGGCTTAAGGACGTCGCCCGCATCGAAGGAATTCGGGAAAATCAGATCACGGGATACGGAATCGTAGTCGGTCTCCCTGGAACCGGAGATAGCAAAACTCCTTTTACTTCCGAAAGTATGAAAAATTATCTGAAAAACCTAGGAGTGGAAGCCAATCTCAAACCGGATCAAACTCGAAATATCGCATCCGTTTTGATCACCTCTACGATACCGACTTATTCTCGCAAAGGGGATAAGTTGAACGTAATCGTATCTTCCATCGGAGACGCTAAGTCCTTAGAGGGAGGGGTTCTCCTGCAATCTCCTTTGAAAACCGCCGGGGATAAGACATTCGCGGTGGCTTCGGGTGTGATCTCTTTCGGCGGAAGACAGGAACAGGAAAGAGGAAGCGGCGTGAGGGGAAATAAAAAGACGGTCGGAATCATTCATGGGGGAGCGATCGTCGAGCAGGAGTTGGATCAGAATTTTTACGCTTCCGAAAGAATTCAGATTCAACTTGAAAATCAGGATTTTACGGCTTTAAACACGATTGTCTCTCGAATTCGTTCCATTCTCCCCGGAAAACACGGAATCGGACCGGAATCGGTTGTTCCCGTTTCTCCCTCCGAGATCAATATCGTTCTCGGAAAAACTTTCGAAAATAAGTCCGACGCGTTCTTAACTTTATTAAGCGACATTGAAAATCTTACCGTCGAAACCCAGGTCAGGCCGAAGGTGATCATCAACGAAAGAACCGGAGTTATCGTAATGGGCGGTAACATCACGATCGAAGAGGTTGCGGTTTCCCGTTCCGGTTTGAATCTTTCCGTCACGGATAAAAACCGGAGACGCAACTGGTTTGGAAAAGAACAAGAACCCGTTAAAAACTCTTTTTTGATCGAGGAATCCACGAGCGTAGGCGACGTGGTCGAAGCCTTGAACAAGGTCGGAGCCTCTACCAGGGACATCATTGCAATTTTAGAAGCTTTGAAAAAATCGGGCGCGTTACACGCGGAGTTGGAGATACAATGA